CGTGTATCCCACGCGCAACCTGATCGACGCCGTGGGCTCGCTGGGCCTGCGTCCGAAGACCCTGGTTTGCGCGTCGGCCGTCGGCTACTACGGCGACCGCGGCGAGGAGTTGCTCGACGAAAATTCACCGGCCGGATCGGGCTTTCTGGCCGATGTTTGTAAGTCCTGGGAGCACGAGGCGGCGCGCGGGCGCGACATGGGGATGCGGGTGGTCTCCGTGCGGATTGGCGTGGTGTTCGGCAAAAACGGCGGGGCGCTCAAGAAGATGCTCACGCCGTTCAAACTCGGCGTCGGCGGCGTGCTGGGAAACGGCAAGCAATGGATGCCGTGGATTCACATCGACGACCTGGTCAACATGCTGCTCTTCGCGGCGGAACACGCGGAACTCGAAGGCCCCATCAACGGCGTGGCGCCGGAACCGGCGACCAACCGCGAGTTCACCAAGACGCTCGCCGCCACGCTGCACCGCCCGGCGATCTTCCCGGTTCCCGAGTTCGCTGTCCGCCTAGCATTCGGCGAAGTGGCGGACGTGCTGCTGGCGTCCCAACGGGTGGCGCCGAAGGTGGGGCAGGAACTTGGGTTTGAGTACCGGTTTGGGCGATTGGGGGAGGCGCTGAAGGATGTGGTTGGTTAGCCGCCTTGCGGCACCATTTGCTCGAAACCGCAATTCACAGGATTAGCAATACGAAGGACTCTCTCGAAATGCGTTCTCAAGCTCGGCCATCTCGGCGTGGGTGATCGAACAACTGTCGAGGGAGTTGTAATTCATCCTCGCCTTGAACAACGCGCAGTTTTCAAAAAGAACAAAGCCGCTAACACGACGTGGCATATCCACTAGACGTTCGAATCGTTCGGCAAAATTGTCGGTGGACATATTGTCGGCTTCGATAAGGCGATTCATCTCAAAATCCAGCCAGCCACGAAGTGAGACGTCTGGGATCAGCGACTCAGTGCCAGCATTGCTTGAGACTGGTGGAGAGATTGTGAGATGATCAATCGCCCATTGATACCCCGGCGATGAGCTTGAAACACCTGCGCCGGCAAACGACACGAAAAGAAGATTCACGTCGTCCTTGGCAAACTGCGATTTATCGGGGTTAAGTCCGGCGGCAATTTTGTCAAATGCCTTCGCATAGAATCGCCGTGCGTCGTAGTAAGGGCTTGGGCCCCTTGCATGAAGGGGACAATAGGGGCCCGGACGCATTAGCGCAGCTGGCGGACTGTTCTGACTCTCCTGGAAGAATCGGTCAAATACGGCGCGCGACTCGTCGTCCTCTGTCAAGACAGTGCATTCGATGCGAAGACGCCGGCCATTCAGGACAATGAGGGCATCCGTATTTCGACCGTTTGGCAACACGGCGTCAAACGAGACGTCGTAGCCCTGAGCAATCAATCGTGACTTAACCCACACTTCAAAGAGTCCGGCGTACCAGCCACGCGAGTCTTGTGCGCTGAGGAATCGTACAACGTCCTGCTGATTTGCTGTCGCGGTCTTCCCTAACACACGGCGGACGTCGTCATCAAGCATATGAATTATAGGACCGTCAAGGTGTCCAATGCGCAAGTAGGGCGGCCAGTGAGCGTATGCACGGAGCTCATCGACACTCAAGTTTTCGATGAGCGTTTCAAGTTGCACGAAGAGTTGATCGTCGATTGCGATTCGAACCGGCGAGTCCGCGTCCAGCAAGTTTCGCTTTTCACGCGATTCAGCCACGATTGATTGAAAGCTTTGTTTGTCGCGCCGATCACAGTCCATGTATTGTTTTTCGGCCGATTCTGCTGGTACCGCCGTTTCGCGATCCACGATTAATTCACGGTCCCATGAAGCGCGTTCCTCCCGAACATACTCCTGCGCGTCAATTCCACGCCAGACTTCGGCCCCCAATCCGCAAAGTTCCGTAAGGCTGTGCTTTTTCGTTGTGTCTGGGCCTCCGGCCGGCTCGCTTGGCGACTGGCCCTGGCTGAGCGGTGAGTCGCGTGTGTCGTCGGTCACGAATTCGCCCTCGCTCGAATTGACTGGGAGGCCCCATGGCGCGAGCCCCCTCGCCCCGGAACCAATCTGAGTAAAATACTCGATTCCAGGTTCGCGCGCAATTCCTCGCCAGATCACCGCATGTCCTCCCTCGCCGACCGATCCGCCGAGATCGCCAACGCCATGCTGGCTGACCAGTTTCGGCTGCGCCGGCGGTGGGAAGCGTTGCGCGAGCGCGCGAAGCGTGGGGAAGGGGCCGACGACGGGCTCGCCAAATGGGTGGCCGATTTGGAACGTTCGGTTGCGCGGCGGCAGGCGCGGGCGGAGCGCGTGCCGAGCGTGCAGTATGACGACGCGTTGCCGATTTCGGCTAAGCGGGAGGAGATTGCCGCGGCGATTCGCGAGCATCAGGTGGTGATCCTCTGCGGCGAGACCGGATCCGGGAAGTCGACGCAGTTACCGAAAATCTGCCTGGAGTTGGGGCGCGGCGTCGCAGGGTGGATCGGGCACACGCAGCCGCGGCGGATCGCGGCGCGGAGCGTGGCCTCGCGGATTGCCCAGGAGCTGAATTCCCCGCTGGGGCGCGACGTCGGTTTCAAGATTCGCTTCACCGATTCGACGAGCCCGGAGACCTACATCAAGCTGATGACCGACGGCATCTTGCTGGCCGAGTCGCAGCATGATCGGTTCCTGGAACAGTACGACACGCTGATCATCGACGAGGCGCATGAACGCTCGCTGAATATCGACTTCCTGCTCGGCTGCTTGCATCGCTTGTTGCCGAAGCGCCGCGATTTGAAGTTGATCATTACTTCAGCGACCATCGACACCGCGCGGTTCGCGGAGCACTTCGCCTCGTCGCGCGGGCCGGCGCCGGTGGTTGAAGTGTCCGGGCGCACGTATCCGGTCGACGTGCGCTACCGCCCCATGGTCGACGACGACGCCCAGGACGATCCCGATTGGATGCGGGCGGTGCTCGATGCCGTGGACGAACTGCTGGAATTGCCGCCGGGCGACATCCTGCTGTTCATGCCGACGGAGCGGGATATTCACGAGATCGCCAAGGCTCTGCGCGGGCGGTTGCTGCACTCGGCCGGCAAACAAACCACGGAGATCCTGCCGCTCTATGCTCGGCTGTCCGGCAAGGAACAGGACCGTGTCTTCCAGCCGCATTCCGGCCGGCGGATTGTGATCGCCACGAATGTGGCCGAATCGTCGCTGACCGTGCCGGGCGTGCGATATGTGATCGACCCCGGCGTCGCGCGGATCAGCCGCTACGCGCCGCGGAGCCGGATGCAGCGATTGCCGATCGAGCCTATTTCGCGGGCTTCGGCCG
The window above is part of the Planctomycetia bacterium genome. Proteins encoded here:
- a CDS encoding TIGR01777 family oxidoreductase — encoded protein: VYPTRNLIDAVGSLGLRPKTLVCASAVGYYGDRGEELLDENSPAGSGFLADVCKSWEHEAARGRDMGMRVVSVRIGVVFGKNGGALKKMLTPFKLGVGGVLGNGKQWMPWIHIDDLVNMLLFAAEHAELEGPINGVAPEPATNREFTKTLAATLHRPAIFPVPEFAVRLAFGEVADVLLASQRVAPKVGQELGFEYRFGRLGEALKDVVG